One window of the Triticum dicoccoides isolate Atlit2015 ecotype Zavitan chromosome 3B, WEW_v2.0, whole genome shotgun sequence genome contains the following:
- the LOC119275610 gene encoding transcription factor MTB2-like: MVMKMEVEEDGANGGNGGAWTEEDRDLSTTVLGRDAFAYLTKGGGTISEGLVAASSPVDLQNKLQELIESEHPGAGWNYAIFWQLSRTKSGDLVLGWGDGSCREPNDAELAAAASAGNDDAKQRMRKRVLQRLHKAFGGADEEDYAPTIGQVTDTEMFFLASMYFAFPRRAGAPGQVFAAGLPLWVPNSERNVFPANYCYRGYLASTAGFRTILLVPFETGVLELGSMQQVAESSDTLQTIKSVFAGTGGNKDIIPSREGNGHIERSPGLAKIFGKDLNLGRSSAGPVIGASKVDERPWEQRTAGGGSSLLPNVQKGLQSFTWSQARGLNSHQQKFGNGILIVSNEATHGNNRAADSSTTTQFQLQKAPQLQKLPLLQKPPQLVKPLQMVNQQQLQPQAPRQIDFSAGTSSKSGVLVTRAAVLDGDSSEVNGLCKEEGTTPVIEDRRPRKRGRKPANGREEPLNHVEAERQRREKLNQRFYALRAVVPNISKMDKASLLGDAIAYITDLQKKLKDMETERERFLESGMVDPRERAPRPEVDIQVVQDEVLVRVMSPLENHPIKKVFEAFEEADVRVGESKLTGNNGTVVHSFIIKCPGSEQQTREKVIAAMSRAMSSV, from the coding sequence ATGGTGATGAAGATGGAGGTTGAGGAGGACGGTGCCAATGGAGGAAATGGTGGGGCATGGACTGAGGAGGACCGAGACCTCAGCACCACTGTGCTAGGAAGAGATGCATTTGCATACTTGACAAAAGGGGGCGGTACCATATCTGAGGGTCTTGTTGCTGCGTCGTCACCTGTGGACTTGCAAAATAAACTGCAGGAGCTTATCGAATCAGAGCATCCTGGTGCTGGTTGGAACTACGCCATCTTCTGGCAGCTTTCACGCACAAAGTCTGGTGATCTTGTCCTTGGGTGGGGTGATGGCTCTTGCCgtgaacccaatgatgctgagttgGCAGCTGCTGCTTCTGCAGGCAATGATGATGCCAAACAGCGGATGCGGAAGCGTGTACTGCAGCGGTTGCACAAAGCATTTGGTGGTGCTGATGAGGAGGATTATGCTCCCACTATTGGTCAGGTGACAGATACAGAAATGTTCTTCCTAGCATCTATGTACTTCGCGTTTCCACGTCGTGCCGGTGCTCCTGGTCAAGTTTTTGCAGCTGGCCTCCCTCTCTGGGTTCCCAATTCTGAGCGCAATGTATTCCCAGCCAATTACTGTTACCGGGGATACCTTGCAAGCACAGCAGGATTTAGAACTATCTTGTTAGTGCCATTTGAGACTGGTGTGCTTGAGCTGGGTTCGATGCAGCAGGTGGCTGAGAGTTCTGACACTCTCCAGACCATAAAGTCTGTCTTTGCGGGGACAGGTGGCAATAAGGATATAATTCCGAGCCGGGAAGGAAATGGTCACATTGAGAGGTCACCAGGTCTGGCAAAGATTTTTGGCAAGGATTTGAACCTTGGTCGGTCTTCAGCAGGGCCAGTGATTGGGGCATCGAAAGTAGATGAAAGGCCATGGGAACAGAGGACTGCTGGTGGAGGGAGCTCATTGCTTCCCAATGTCCAGAAAGGATTGCAGAGTTTCACTTGGAGTCAGGCCCGGGGCCTGAATTCTCACCAGCAGAAGTTTGGCAATGGTATACTGATAGTGAGTAATGAAGCTACACACGGCAACAATAGAGCCGCGGACAGCTCCACTACAACACAGTTTCAGCTTCAGAAAGCACCTCAGCTCCAGAAACTACCACTTCTTCAGAAACCACCACAGCTAGTGAAGCCACTGCAGATGGTCAACCAGCAACAGCTGCAGCCACAGGCGCCTAGGCAAATAGATTTTAGTGCAGGGACCAGTTCGAAGTCTGGTGTCCTGGTTACAAGAGCAGCTGTTCTTGATGGAGATAGTTCAGAGGTGAATGGCTTGTGTAAAGAGGAAGGGACAACACCTGTCATAGAGGACCGACGGCCAAGGAAGAGGGGAAGAAAGCCCGCAAATGGGAGGGAGGAGCCGCTGAATCATGTTGAGGCTGAGCGTCAAAGGAGGGAGAAGCTCAACCAACGGTTCTATGCGCTGAGAGCCGTTGTGCCTAACATCTCGAAAATGGACAAGGCCTCCCTATTGGGCGATGCAATAGCTTACATCACTGACCTTCAGAAGAAGCTCAAAGATATGGAGACGGAGAGAGAACGATTTCTTGAGTCTGGTATGGTGGATCCAAGGGAGCGAGCCCCTAGACCAGAGGTTGACATCCAGGTGGTGCAAGACGAGGTTCTGGTTCGAGTTATGTCTCCATTGGAGAACCATCCCATAAAGAAGGTCTTTGAAGCGTTTGAAGAGGCGGACGTCCGGGTAGGGGAGTCGAAACTCACAGGCAACAATGGAACGGTAGTGCATTCCTTCATCATCAAGTGCCCTGGCTCTGAACAGCAAACGAGGGAGAAAGTGATTGCTGCAATGTCTCGCGCCATGAGCTCAGTGTAG